TACACTATTAAATTAAACTAATTTTAATGCATTGATTAATAGTAATAATTTAAGTTTAATGTAATTAAATAATTTAATTAATAACATACTATTAAGTATGTTTTAATTTAAAAGGAGATAATGATGACAAATGTAGCTATTAATGGTTTTGGTCGTATTGGACGAAGTTTTATACGTGCATTGCAAGAGAGTTCGAATGATATCAAAGTCGTTGCAATCAATGATTTAGGCTCAATTGAGCAACTAGCTCATCTTTTAAAATATGACACAGCTTTTGGACGTTTTACTAAAAGTATTGAAGTAAAAAAAGATTATTTAGTTATTGATGGTCACGAAATTGTTGTTTACCAAGAACGTTATCCTGAAAATCTTCCATGGGCTAAACATAAAATTGATGTTGTTCTTGAATCGACAGGTAAATTTAATGATGGAAAAAAAGCACAAGCACACATAAAAGCTGGGGCTAAAAAGGTTCTGATTTCCGCACCAGCCTCAAATGTTGATTTGACTATTGTACAAGGCGTGAATAACCATATGTACAATAGGAATGAACATCACATCATTTCAAATGCTTCATGTACTACAAATTGTTTAGCACCTTTAGTAAAAGTAATACATGAAAATTTTGTTATTAAATCAGGGTTTATGACTACTATTCATGCTTATACTCAAGATCAGAATCTTCAGGATGGTCCACATCGAGATATGAGGCGAGCACGTAGTGCAGCTCAAAATATCGTCCCGACGTCAACGGGTGCAGCACAATCAATTGGTATAGTTATACCTGAATTAAATGGAAAACTAGATGGTGGTTCGATACGAGTTCCAGTTATCACAGGCTCAATGATAGATTTGACAGTAGAACTAGAGAAAGAAGTGACAGCACAATTAGTAAATAATACTATTAAGGACGCTGTTAGATCCGAAGAAATGGAGGGTATTCTTGTTTACACCGAAGATGAAATTGTTTCATCTGATATTATTCAAAATCCAGCTTCTTCCATTTTTGACTCTAAACTGACTAAAGTTATAGATGGTAAATTACTCAAAGTTGTTAGTTGGTATGATAATGAATGGGGGTTTTCAAATCGTTTAGTGGATACAATATTGCAAATGAAATAATTATTTAATATGATCATACCATCTTAGGGTGGTATGTCATTCTGTCGCAAAAATGAATACAAAACGAAATTCAAAAGAAAAACTAATCAAAGCTATGGCTGTTCTCTTGTTAGAGAAAGGTCTAGCCAATACAAGCCCAAATGATATTTTGACTCGAGCAGAAGTTGGTCAAGGTAGCCTGTATCATTATTTTCAGGGTAAAGAAGATTTATCACTAGCAGCAATAAAATATAATGTAGAGCAATTAGTTAATTTCAATACGTTAGTTTTAAGTTCTGATAAAAATGCATATGATAAACTTTCAGATCTTTTATTAAAATCCCGTAATATTGATAGAGGGTGTTTAGTTGGTCAACTTGCTCGGGATAGAGCGATTATGGAAAATAAAGGTTTAGCTGCGGAAGTTAATCGTGGATTTGAGTCAATGAAACAAACTTTAGAAAGCATCATAAAAGTTGGGATTTCTGAAGGTACTATCTCTAATATTCTCGCTCCGTTAGAGGCCGTTACACTTATTATGTCTACTTCGCAAGGTGCTTATATTATAGCAAAAGGATTGCAAGATGATTCCTATTTCTACTTAGCTATTAATACACTATTGAAAATATTTACTCCATAACAGCATGTTATAATTCAGATCTCTTTTGGCCAATGCCCAGTAGTTTCACATAACCACTTTAAAACACGTTTAGTATAGGAGCGATCATTAAGATATGAAAATAGTGTATAGAATAGTAGAAAGAGTAATGGAATAATCTGTGCTAACGGTAATATCCATAAAAAACCATTTATTATTGAATCAAGTTTTTGAGATGGTAGTATTACTAATAATATAAATGCAATTGGTGCAGAGATGCTATAAAAATACCAATAACGTAATAAAGTTTTTGCTTTTTGTTTACTTATCCAAACACAATGAGTAATTAAATAGCTTGAACCGTCGGTATGATTGAAAATTCCTTGAATTTTGTTATTTTCAAATATTAAGCTGAGTTTATCTCCTGATGCAATAAAAGTCGGATGGCAAAAATAATAAATAACAGGTATAAAATAATTAGTTAAATCATATTCATTGAATGATAATCTAACACCGTTGAAATCAAATGATAACCTTGTTCCTCGAGAAATTAATGATGAGTCTATATTAGTAGCAATTCCTTCATATACAGGTAAGTCTGTTAATGAACAACTTAAGGTTTTGCGATTTTTTGAAAGCGGACTTTTCATAAAACTTAGATCACTTTGTTTTAGTCTATGATAACGCTTCCGTAAAAAAATTTGTTTAGGTAAAAACAAATTTATTAAACGAAATAAAGTTCTACAAATACACCACATCAAAATAAAAATTAGCCCAAAGGATAAAAGTATTGTTATTAACTGAAGATCAAACCAAAATCCTACCAAGATAAAAAATGGTATAAGTAATGTATAGCGGTGTGGAATACAATAATGTAATTTATCTCGAATAGCCAAGTCCCCTTTCCATGAAACTAGCCAGTGAAGCCAAAAAGTGCCATCATTAAGTGCATGAGAGCCAATATGGATAACATCACCTTCTTCCAAATTATCTAAGATGTTAACATCAATAAATTGGTATTCATAAAAAAAATATACTCCGTTATCAGTAATAATACGATAACAATTAGTAGTTTCATGAGGAATGCAGTCATATTGATAAAATTTAGCAGTATTAAATTGGCAATTATTTTTCATTTTATATTCTTATTTCAGATCTTGAATCTACTTCTTTTCCTATTTGTCGTTTTACCTGAATAGTTGAAATAGTGGTATTACTTCATTTTATAGCAAATTAATTTAATTATTTTACCTAGTTATTCTGAAATTTAATAGATTATTAATGGTATAAATGTGAACAGCATTTAAAAAATATTAACTTATACAATCCTTTTATCGAAAAAAGAAGATAATTATAAATGACAATAACATGATGATAATTTTTGTTTTGATTGTCTCAAATTCCATATCTCAATAAAATGTTGACGCAATGTTGTTAATGGCTTTTGTACATAAGTATTATGTTAAAAAGTTATTCAACTCTATTTATATAAATAACCATCATAATAAAACACCTATAGCCATTTCATTAATTGTATTCAATAAAATTTTTCAATAAAACCAATGCAAAAAAACTTATGAAGTAATTTTTTTATAAGAGATTTCAGACTTTTGTCCAATTTTATAGCTTTGTAATAAATAAAGTACCAACAGACTATAGAATAATGGTTCAGTGATGATGACGACTTAAAAAAGCCTGACCATTCAAATATAATTCTAACTATAATAAGGCAACTCATGATTAGGAGATATATTAAAGCCCGATTACAGGGTAATTAAATAAACGTCATAAAATGAAAGAGATATATTCCATAAACATTGATAGCTTTCGAGAAAAATTTTTGATATTAGTCCACTTGCCCTTAAATAACAGTTTAATTGATATTATAAGTTAAGTCTTTTAGCTAAACATAAACATAGAATACCGTTATACAGTGGGTCTTAGCTTATTTTTAATTTAATAAATAATCAGTTATTTATTCTAATTTTTCATATAGGTTAATTATTTAAATTTGATTTAAACATAAAAATTTTTCATCTGGTTTATTTGATTATTTTTTAAACTCAATATAAAACGAATAAGAAATATTTTTAATACTTACTTAATATTTTTGTAAAAATTATTCAGGAGTCTATGTCATTTCAATGTTAATTCTAAATGTAATTTATTTTCAAAATTAATTTATAAAAGGGATAAATTTATTAACATTTTGATGAATTGGAATTGTATTAGTTTTTTCTTTTAAAGAAGTTAATATAGATATTACTAGTTGAATATTCTAATTATGGGTTTTTATCTAACTTAACTAACTTTTTAATCTGAATAAAAATCGTACGGCAATTGGTTGTTATACTGTTAAGTTTAATTCAGTCATATTTTTTTTAAAAATAAACAAAAGTCATCAAAAATTTTGTTTTTATTGAGAAATCATATTTTTTCAGTGTCTCTTTCTTTTACGAGACAATGTTTTACTATTTATAATTAATATTGTAGATAAAAATATTAATAATCATAGAGTAAGCAATTTAATTTTAGAAATCCTATTGTTTTCCATTTTAGTAATAAATACTTTATAATATCAACAAATTATTGATTAGAGAGTAATGCATTCATGAATATCAAACAACTTAAATACTTTCAGATACTCGCTAAAAATCAACACTACACTTATACTTCAGAATATTTTTCCATTAGTCAACCAAGTCTTAGTCATGCGATTGCAGAATTAGAGAAAGAGATTGGTATCAAATTATTTCAAAAAAAGGGACGTAATGTAGAACTAACTAAAGAAGGCGAACAGTATCTCATCTACGTTAATCAAGCATTACAATCACTAAATGAAGGTGAACAATTTATTAAAGAATTAACTAGCATATCGCATGGACATATTCGATTAGCTTTTGTTTATTCATTAAGTATGGGATATATACCAAAGATTATTAAAGCTTTTACTAGCTTACCTGAATATAAAAATATTTCATTTTCCTTTTATGAAGATTTGAGTGCAAATATTGTTCAAGAACTTAAAAGTAAACGTTATGATATCGGATTATGCTCTTATTTGCATGATGACCCAGAAATTGAATTCACTCGTTTAGCTAAGCAAGAAATTGTATTTATTATTTCTAATGAGAATCCATTATCTAAGCGAAAAAAACTGGACTTAAAAGATATAGCTAATGAACCGGTAATTTTATATACCGAACGTAGTGGAATGAAAGGTTATTTGGACAACATCATCAATGAATCAGGTGTTAAATTAACTAATGTTGTTAGTCGGGTTGAAAGTGAAAATGCAATGATTGGTTTAGTATCTATCAATTATGGTATTGGTATGATGATTAATGTATCCGTTCCAGAACAAGCCAATGTTTCATTAATACCGATGAATAAAAATCGCCAAAAACGAGAAATCTATGTGGCAACGGTTAAAAATAGACCGCTAATGCCTGTCGCTCAAAAATTTTATCGATTTTTAACCCAATATTGTGGAGATAGTTTTTTTAATAATTAATTTTATGTTACTATTCATACGATTATTTAATAAATATTGTTATTTGTATAGATAATTTAAATATATTTGTTAAATGATAAACTACTTAAAACAACATATATTGTTTTAAAAATTGATTAATATCTGTCGCTAAAATAATTTGATGAGAAAAAAATGGCATCTTTAATTAAAAAAATTAGCTTAAGCAATTGTGTATCAATCGAACAGTTAGGTTTCGGCACTTTTAAAATTGTTGATCAGCAAGAAGCTAATAACGCTGTCATGACAGCCTTAAGTAATGGTTATCGTTCATTTGATACTGCTCAGCTTTATAATAACGAAAAAGTACTTGGTGAAGCTTTTGTCAATTCAGGTGTTGCAAGGCAAGAACTATTTCTAACGACTAAAGTAAGTAACCTTAATCAAGGTTATGAGCAAACGTTAAAATCCTTTGAACAATCCTTAAAAGATTTACAAACGGATTATTTAGATCTTTTCCTAGTCCATTGGCCATTGAAAAATCACTTCTTTGATACATGGAAAGCCATTGAACAACTATATGAAAATAAAATGGTTCGCGCAATTGGCGTTTGTAACTTTCATCAATCCCATTTTGAATTGTTGAAAACTCGTGCAAATATCAAACCAATGATTAATCAAATTGAGATTCACCCTTATTTAGTACAAAAAGAATTAATAGAATATTTAAACAAAGAACAAATTGCGATCGAAGCTTGGAGTCCTCTGGCTCGTGGGCGTGTTGTTGAAGAACCATTATTGATAGATATTGGTCAAAAATATCAAAAATCATCTTCACAAGTAACCTTACGTTGGCATGTTCAAAAAGATCTTATTGTCATTCCTAAATCGGTTAATCCTCTACGTATCGCTGAAAATATGCAAATTTTTGATTTTGAATTAACCGACACCGAAATGCAGCAAATTGATAGTTTAAATGAAGATTTTAGAACTGGGCCAAACCCTGATAATGTTTATCAGAAAAATGGTTTTTAAAATTTTAGATGTGTAATCTATAAGGCATTATTTTTTAGAATAATATTAATAGTGATATTCTATTTATTAATAATAGATTACATACTCTTTTCGCTCTTATTGCTAGAAAATCCTATCCTATAAATCATTTCTCATAACTACATTACTAGTTAATCTAGTCAATTTCTATTTTTTTAGATATTGAAAGCTAAGATTACTTTTATTTCAAATGTATTGCAAACAATTATTAATAAGATAGTTTTTAATGTAAAAAAATATTTACATGCGTTTGATATTTAACTATTTGATATATTTATAATTTATAAAAATTTTTAATTATGTGTAAATATTTGTTGCATTTGTGTATATTAAGAATAACATATAAGTGTATTATGTTATTGATGTGAGATTATAAAAATGAATAAAACAATCTTTCTTGTTGGAGCCCGAGCGTCAGGAAAAACAACAATGGGGCGTTTACTTGCTGAAAAATTAAATTACTCATTTATTGATACTGATGTTTACTTATATGAAACCACCAAAAGGACAGTTGCTGAAATAGTTGAAAAAGAAGGATGGGAAGGTTTTAGAAGACAAGAAAGCCAAGTTTTAATCGATGTCACACAGCCGTGTCGAGTTATTGCAACAGGTGGTGGAATGATTCTAGCTGACCAAAATCGCCTACATATGCAAAAAATGGGTATTGTATT
The sequence above is drawn from the Gilliamella apicola genome and encodes:
- the gap gene encoding type I glyceraldehyde-3-phosphate dehydrogenase, whose product is MMTNVAINGFGRIGRSFIRALQESSNDIKVVAINDLGSIEQLAHLLKYDTAFGRFTKSIEVKKDYLVIDGHEIVVYQERYPENLPWAKHKIDVVLESTGKFNDGKKAQAHIKAGAKKVLISAPASNVDLTIVQGVNNHMYNRNEHHIISNASCTTNCLAPLVKVIHENFVIKSGFMTTIHAYTQDQNLQDGPHRDMRRARSAAQNIVPTSTGAAQSIGIVIPELNGKLDGGSIRVPVITGSMIDLTVELEKEVTAQLVNNTIKDAVRSEEMEGILVYTEDEIVSSDIIQNPASSIFDSKLTKVIDGKLLKVVSWYDNEWGFSNRLVDTILQMK
- a CDS encoding TetR/AcrR family transcriptional regulator, which codes for MNTKRNSKEKLIKAMAVLLLEKGLANTSPNDILTRAEVGQGSLYHYFQGKEDLSLAAIKYNVEQLVNFNTLVLSSDKNAYDKLSDLLLKSRNIDRGCLVGQLARDRAIMENKGLAAEVNRGFESMKQTLESIIKVGISEGTISNILAPLEAVTLIMSTSQGAYIIAKGLQDDSYFYLAINTLLKIFTP
- a CDS encoding LysR family transcriptional regulator; its protein translation is MNIKQLKYFQILAKNQHYTYTSEYFSISQPSLSHAIAELEKEIGIKLFQKKGRNVELTKEGEQYLIYVNQALQSLNEGEQFIKELTSISHGHIRLAFVYSLSMGYIPKIIKAFTSLPEYKNISFSFYEDLSANIVQELKSKRYDIGLCSYLHDDPEIEFTRLAKQEIVFIISNENPLSKRKKLDLKDIANEPVILYTERSGMKGYLDNIINESGVKLTNVVSRVESENAMIGLVSINYGIGMMINVSVPEQANVSLIPMNKNRQKREIYVATVKNRPLMPVAQKFYRFLTQYCGDSFFNN
- a CDS encoding aldo/keto reductase, yielding MASLIKKISLSNCVSIEQLGFGTFKIVDQQEANNAVMTALSNGYRSFDTAQLYNNEKVLGEAFVNSGVARQELFLTTKVSNLNQGYEQTLKSFEQSLKDLQTDYLDLFLVHWPLKNHFFDTWKAIEQLYENKMVRAIGVCNFHQSHFELLKTRANIKPMINQIEIHPYLVQKELIEYLNKEQIAIEAWSPLARGRVVEEPLLIDIGQKYQKSSSQVTLRWHVQKDLIVIPKSVNPLRIAENMQIFDFELTDTEMQQIDSLNEDFRTGPNPDNVYQKNGF
- the aroL gene encoding shikimate kinase AroL, whose product is MNKTIFLVGARASGKTTMGRLLAEKLNYSFIDTDVYLYETTKRTVAEIVEKEGWEGFRRQESQVLIDVTQPCRVIATGGGMILADQNRLHMQKMGIVFFLSAPAKILAERLMKDPNMAQRPSLTGLSIVDEMDKILEERHHLYMDSASHVINVDCQEMQILGQFLEVLNID